The following proteins are co-located in the Acidimicrobiales bacterium genome:
- a CDS encoding winged helix-turn-helix domain-containing protein — translation MDVALVHWPGDEARRHRLRNRGVARLLLVAPDAEPPAIDHSLEDWVRMPAPEVDVRARVEGLRQRFAAFDTPHIDEDGVVRFGDDWVAVPPVEARLVGAMIDRYGACVGRDVLAAAAWPEGSPGRNALDVHMARLRKRLATVELAIRTIRSRGYLLESAA, via the coding sequence GTGGATGTCGCTCTCGTGCACTGGCCAGGGGACGAGGCGAGGCGGCACCGACTCCGCAACCGTGGAGTCGCCCGTCTCCTTCTCGTCGCGCCCGACGCGGAGCCCCCGGCGATCGACCATTCCCTCGAGGACTGGGTGCGGATGCCCGCGCCCGAGGTGGACGTGCGGGCCCGGGTCGAAGGTCTGCGCCAACGTTTCGCCGCCTTCGACACCCCTCACATCGACGAGGACGGTGTCGTCCGGTTCGGCGACGACTGGGTTGCGGTTCCCCCGGTCGAGGCGCGCCTCGTCGGTGCGATGATCGACCGCTACGGCGCCTGCGTGGGCCGTGACGTGCTCGCCGCGGCGGCCTGGCCCGAGGGGAGTCCGGGTCGCAATGCCCTCGATGTGCACATGGCCCGGCTGCGCAAGCGCCTCGCCACCGTGGAGCTGGCGATTCGAACCATCCGGTCCCGGGGCTACCTGCTCGAGTCCGCGGCCTGA
- a CDS encoding ammonium transporter: MRRKLAIGATASIVTMFLLTVPAAAQEDGTDLQPIIDNMWVFIAGIMVFLMQAGFGLVEAGMTRAKNVANIMAKNLADMSIGVIAFWAVGFGFAYGADSGNIIGTDGFFLSGAPIGIDGGLSIWTDFFFQVVFAATAVTIASGAMAERTKFSGYLIFSALMTAFIYPVVVHWFWGGGLIAKMEVGDAVFSDFAGSTIVHSTGGWAALMGAYFLGPRIGKYDENGNPRAIPGHNMAYTIIGVFILWFGWFGFNPGSQLGMDEVVARAGVTTLLAAAAGGLSAGAVVWLKTGRMEVGMAGNGVLAGLVSITAGTAAMNTMGAFVTGLIGGAIVVFAVLFIDRIGIDDPVGAISVHGICGVWGTLAVGLFAVYDDGFLGRAEAGLFYGGGIEQLLVQLFGALIVFAFVVVAAGIVFFTLKKLNLLRVTPEEEMQGLDVMEHGSPGYNNDTVTVGSHGIPETAPNTKLRL, from the coding sequence GTGAGACGCAAGCTTGCGATCGGTGCCACCGCATCGATTGTCACGATGTTCCTCCTGACGGTCCCCGCGGCCGCTCAGGAAGACGGAACAGACCTACAACCGATCATCGACAACATGTGGGTGTTCATCGCAGGGATCATGGTGTTCTTGATGCAGGCCGGTTTCGGCCTCGTCGAGGCCGGCATGACCAGGGCGAAGAACGTCGCCAACATCATGGCGAAGAACCTCGCTGACATGTCGATCGGTGTCATCGCCTTCTGGGCGGTGGGATTCGGTTTCGCGTACGGCGCGGACTCGGGCAACATCATCGGCACCGACGGTTTCTTCCTCTCGGGAGCCCCGATCGGTATCGACGGTGGCCTGTCGATCTGGACCGACTTCTTCTTCCAGGTCGTGTTCGCCGCCACCGCCGTGACGATCGCGTCGGGAGCCATGGCCGAGCGCACGAAGTTCAGCGGCTACCTGATCTTCTCCGCGCTGATGACGGCGTTCATCTACCCCGTCGTCGTCCACTGGTTCTGGGGCGGTGGTCTGATCGCCAAGATGGAGGTCGGCGACGCCGTCTTCAGTGACTTCGCCGGCTCCACGATCGTGCACTCGACCGGTGGCTGGGCGGCGCTCATGGGCGCCTACTTCCTCGGTCCACGTATCGGGAAGTACGACGAGAACGGCAACCCGCGGGCGATTCCGGGCCACAACATGGCCTACACCATCATCGGTGTGTTCATCCTCTGGTTCGGCTGGTTCGGGTTCAACCCCGGCTCTCAGCTGGGCATGGACGAGGTCGTCGCCCGTGCCGGTGTGACCACGCTGCTCGCGGCAGCCGCCGGTGGCCTCTCGGCCGGTGCGGTCGTGTGGTTGAAGACCGGACGTATGGAAGTCGGCATGGCCGGCAACGGCGTGCTCGCGGGCCTGGTGTCCATCACCGCCGGTACCGCGGCGATGAACACCATGGGAGCCTTCGTCACCGGTCTCATCGGTGGCGCGATCGTGGTGTTCGCCGTCCTGTTCATCGACCGGATCGGCATCGACGATCCCGTCGGCGCCATCTCCGTGCACGGCATCTGCGGCGTGTGGGGAACCCTCGCCGTCGGTCTGTTCGCGGTCTACGACGACGGCTTCCTGGGACGGGCCGAGGCCGGCCTCTTCTATGGTGGCGGTATCGAGCAGCTGCTCGTGCAGCTCTTCGGTGCGCTGATCGTGTTCGCCTTCGTGGTGGTCGCAGCCGGCATCGTCTTCTTCACGCTGAAGAAGCTCAACCTCCTGCGGGTCACCCCGGAAGAGGAGATGCAGGGTCTCGACGTCATGGAGCACGGCTCGCCGGGCTACAACAACGACACGGTCACCGTGGGCAGCCACGGCATCCCGGAGACCGCCCCCAACACCAAGCTGCGGCTCTAG
- a CDS encoding P-II family nitrogen regulator, with product MHMITAIIRPHNVETVKDALREQGIQGMTVTEVKGYGRQGGHTETYRGAEYTVDFMPKAKIEILAESDQADLVVQTISDAARSGKIGDGKIWVTSVDRAVRIRTGEMGSEAV from the coding sequence TTGCACATGATCACAGCGATCATCAGACCCCACAATGTGGAGACCGTGAAGGACGCGCTGCGAGAGCAGGGAATCCAGGGCATGACGGTCACCGAGGTCAAGGGATACGGCCGCCAGGGCGGTCACACCGAGACCTACCGTGGTGCCGAGTACACCGTGGACTTCATGCCGAAGGCCAAGATCGAGATCCTCGCGGAGAGCGATCAGGCCGACCTGGTGGTCCAGACCATCTCCGACGCTGCCCGTTCAGGGAAGATCGGCGACGGAAAGATCTGGGTCACCTCCGTGGACCGCGCAGTGCGGATCCGCACCGGCGAGATGGGTTCCGAAGCCGTCTAG
- the gpmA gene encoding 2,3-diphosphoglycerate-dependent phosphoglycerate mutase yields MATLVLLRHGQSTWNLQNLFTGWYDCPLSDKGRTEAAEAGRLMAAEGLEPGVLHTSLLTRAIRTADRALSEMGRSWLPVHRHWRLNERHYGDLTGLDKAETTRRYGEDQVHVWRRSYDTPPPPITADNPHNPNDDVRYATLAPEQVPAAECLADVVERMLPYWYDAIVPDLYAGRTPLVVAHGNSLRALVKHLDGIADDEIADLNIPTGVPLVYEIGDDMRPATEMAITQRYLGDPDEIAAAAAAVANQAKG; encoded by the coding sequence ATGGCAACACTCGTCCTGCTCCGCCACGGCCAGAGCACGTGGAACCTCCAGAACCTCTTCACCGGCTGGTACGACTGTCCCCTGTCGGACAAGGGTCGCACCGAGGCGGCCGAAGCGGGCCGCCTGATGGCCGCCGAGGGGCTCGAACCCGGCGTGCTCCACACCTCCCTGCTCACCAGGGCGATCCGTACCGCGGACCGTGCCCTGTCGGAGATGGGACGCTCCTGGCTGCCGGTACACCGCCACTGGCGCCTCAACGAGCGCCACTACGGCGACCTCACCGGACTCGACAAGGCCGAGACCACCCGCCGCTACGGCGAGGACCAGGTCCATGTGTGGCGGCGCAGCTACGACACACCGCCGCCGCCCATCACCGCCGACAACCCCCACAACCCCAACGACGATGTGCGCTACGCGACTCTCGCTCCCGAACAGGTCCCCGCTGCGGAGTGCCTCGCCGATGTGGTCGAGCGGATGTTGCCGTACTGGTACGACGCGATCGTCCCCGACCTCTACGCCGGCCGAACCCCGCTCGTCGTGGCCCACGGCAACAGCCTCCGGGCGCTGGTCAAGCACCTCGACGGGATCGCCGACGACGAGATCGCGGACCTGAACATCCCGACAGGCGTGCCACTCGTCTACGAGATCGGGGACGACATGCGCCCCGCCACGGAGATGGCGATCACGCAGCGGTACCTGGGCGACCCCGACGAGATCGCCGCGGCCGCGGCGGCCGTCGCCAACCAGGCGAAGGGCTGA
- the dnaK gene encoding molecular chaperone DnaK encodes MAKAVGIDLGTTNSVVSVLEGGDPVVIANTEGSRTTPSVVAFAKNGEVLVGEVAKRQAITNPDRTIRSVKRHMGTNWSIDIDGKAYNAQEISARVLQKLKRDAEEYLGDEVTQAVVTVPAYFDDAQRTATKEAGQVAGLEVLRIINEPTAAALAYGLDKDGEDQTILVFDLGGGTFDVSVLEIGDGVFEVKSTSGDTSLGGDDWDQAVIDWLVTSFKDDHGVDLGQDNMALQRLKESAEKAKIELSGQQEAHINLPFITATDSGPLHLDYRLSRSKFQEMTRDLLDRCRKPFEAAINDAGLKDGGLDHVILVGGSTRMPAVTDLVREMTGKDPHKGVNPDEVVAVGASIQAGVLKGEVKDVLLLDVTPLSLGIETKGGIMTKLIERNTTIPTKRTETFTTASDSQPSVEIHVLQGERDMAQFNKTLGKFQLVDLPPAPQGVPQIEVTFDIDANGIVHVGARDKATGNEQSITITGQSSLSKDQIDQMVRDAEAHADEDHRRRELAEARNQADGLVYQTEKLIRDQGDGLSEEEKTEVNDKIAAVKTALEGEDLETLRDATESLMASSQQLGQRLYEQAGQAGADSETAADGEDDIVDAEIVEDEDEDEDGHDEEASS; translated from the coding sequence ATGGCCAAGGCTGTCGGCATCGATCTCGGGACGACCAACTCGGTCGTCAGCGTTCTCGAAGGTGGCGATCCCGTGGTGATCGCCAACACCGAGGGTTCGCGCACCACCCCGTCGGTGGTCGCGTTCGCGAAGAACGGCGAGGTCCTCGTCGGTGAGGTCGCCAAGCGGCAGGCCATCACCAACCCGGATCGCACGATCCGCTCGGTGAAGCGGCACATGGGCACCAACTGGTCCATCGACATCGACGGCAAGGCGTACAACGCCCAGGAGATCTCGGCGCGCGTCCTCCAGAAGCTCAAGCGCGACGCCGAGGAGTACCTCGGCGACGAGGTCACCCAGGCCGTCGTCACGGTGCCCGCGTACTTCGACGACGCCCAGCGCACCGCCACCAAGGAGGCCGGTCAGGTGGCGGGCCTCGAGGTCCTGCGCATCATCAACGAGCCGACTGCGGCCGCTCTCGCCTACGGCCTCGACAAGGACGGCGAGGATCAGACCATCCTCGTGTTCGACCTCGGCGGCGGCACGTTCGACGTGTCGGTTCTCGAGATCGGCGACGGTGTGTTCGAGGTCAAGTCCACCTCCGGCGACACGAGCCTCGGTGGTGACGACTGGGACCAGGCGGTCATCGACTGGCTCGTCACGTCCTTCAAGGACGACCACGGCGTGGACCTGGGCCAGGACAACATGGCCCTCCAGCGCCTCAAGGAGTCAGCGGAGAAGGCCAAGATCGAACTGTCGGGCCAGCAGGAGGCCCACATCAACCTCCCGTTCATCACGGCCACCGACTCGGGTCCGCTGCACCTGGACTACCGACTCAGCCGTTCGAAGTTCCAGGAGATGACCCGGGACCTCCTCGACCGCTGTCGCAAGCCCTTCGAGGCGGCGATCAACGACGCCGGCTTGAAGGACGGTGGGCTGGACCACGTCATTCTCGTTGGCGGTTCCACCCGGATGCCCGCCGTGACCGACCTGGTCCGTGAGATGACCGGCAAGGACCCCCACAAGGGTGTCAACCCCGACGAGGTCGTGGCGGTCGGCGCCTCCATCCAGGCCGGAGTGCTCAAGGGCGAGGTCAAAGACGTCCTGCTCCTCGACGTGACCCCGCTGTCTCTCGGCATCGAGACCAAGGGCGGCATCATGACGAAGCTCATCGAGCGCAACACGACCATCCCGACCAAGCGGACCGAGACCTTCACCACGGCGTCGGACTCCCAGCCGTCGGTGGAGATCCACGTGCTCCAGGGTGAACGGGACATGGCCCAGTTCAACAAGACGCTCGGCAAGTTCCAGCTGGTGGACCTCCCGCCGGCTCCCCAGGGTGTCCCCCAGATCGAGGTCACCTTCGATATCGACGCCAACGGCATCGTGCACGTCGGCGCCCGGGACAAGGCCACCGGCAACGAGCAGTCCATCACCATCACCGGTCAGTCGTCGCTGTCCAAGGACCAGATCGACCAGATGGTCCGTGATGCCGAGGCCCATGCCGACGAGGACCACCGCCGCCGTGAGCTGGCCGAGGCCCGAAACCAGGCCGACGGGCTCGTCTATCAGACCGAGAAGCTCATCCGTGACCAGGGCGACGGTCTCTCCGAGGAGGAGAAGACCGAGGTCAACGACAAGATCGCGGCGGTCAAGACGGCCCTCGAAGGCGAGGACCTCGAGACACTGCGTGACGCCACGGAGTCGCTGATGGCCTCGAGCCAGCAGCTCGGTCAGCGTCTCTACGAGCAGGCCGGCCAGGCCGGTGCGGACTCCGAGACGGCCGCCGACGGCGAAGACGACATCGTCGATGCCGAAATCGTCGAGGACGAGGACGAGGACGAGGACGGTCACGACGAAGAGGCGTCGTCGTGA
- a CDS encoding nucleotide exchange factor GrpE produces the protein MTDPAHTDPHPGTIPGEEPHEPAPEELVEDLPPAEHHDAGPVSRADYDALEADRDQYLEAVQRLKAEFANHRRRTDEQRGEMIERAAAGLVEKLLPVLDACDAALAQGTEAVQPVASLLETVLAGDGLERIAEPGESFDPERHEAVVHSAGESDADGAPVVAEVLRAGFAWKGRVVRPAMVRVEG, from the coding sequence GTGACCGACCCGGCCCATACCGACCCGCACCCGGGGACCATCCCCGGTGAGGAACCCCACGAGCCCGCACCCGAAGAGCTCGTGGAGGACCTCCCCCCTGCCGAACACCACGACGCCGGCCCCGTCAGCCGGGCGGACTACGACGCGCTCGAAGCCGACCGGGACCAGTACCTCGAGGCGGTCCAGCGGCTCAAGGCGGAGTTCGCCAATCACCGCCGCCGTACCGACGAGCAGCGCGGTGAGATGATCGAACGTGCCGCCGCCGGTCTGGTGGAGAAGCTGCTTCCGGTGCTCGACGCGTGCGACGCCGCGCTCGCGCAGGGGACCGAGGCCGTGCAACCGGTGGCGTCCCTGCTCGAGACCGTTCTCGCAGGCGACGGGTTGGAGCGCATCGCCGAACCGGGCGAGAGCTTCGACCCGGAGCGCCACGAGGCGGTCGTTCACAGTGCGGGTGAATCCGACGCCGACGGTGCGCCCGTGGTCGCCGAGGTGTTGCGCGCCGGCTTCGCCTGGAAGGGTCGGGTCGTCCGCCCGGCGATGGTGCGCGTGGAAGGCTAG
- a CDS encoding DnaJ C-terminal domain-containing protein produces MTEVKREWLETDYYGVLGVPESASAADITRAYRDLARKLHPDRNPDDPAAEERFKEVSGAYDVLHDAERRKAYDQVRKMGPAAGGFGPGPGGAGGFRPGPGGAGGFDFNFEGGDLGDLLGSVFGGAGGRSRGGARPGRDQQAQISLDFDEAVRGVTTTVALGDARGGEPRRIKVRIPPGVTDGQRIRLRGKGGPGTGGGPAGDLYVVVRVADHELFGRDGANLTVTLPVTFSEAALGATVAVPTFDGGTVSVKIPPGTQSGRVLRVRGRGVETDGRRGDLLVTVTVAVPQKLNSRQRKALEAFAETIDESPRDHLERS; encoded by the coding sequence ATGACCGAGGTCAAACGCGAGTGGCTCGAGACGGACTACTACGGCGTCCTCGGCGTGCCCGAGAGCGCCTCGGCCGCCGACATCACCCGCGCCTACCGTGACCTCGCCCGCAAGCTGCACCCCGACCGCAACCCCGACGATCCCGCCGCCGAAGAACGCTTCAAGGAGGTGTCGGGTGCCTATGACGTCCTCCACGACGCGGAGCGGCGCAAGGCCTACGACCAGGTCCGCAAGATGGGACCTGCGGCCGGTGGCTTCGGGCCGGGCCCCGGTGGCGCCGGCGGCTTCAGGCCGGGTCCCGGTGGCGCCGGCGGTTTCGACTTCAACTTCGAGGGTGGCGACCTCGGGGACCTCCTCGGCAGCGTCTTCGGTGGCGCCGGTGGCCGTAGCCGTGGCGGCGCCCGTCCGGGCCGCGATCAACAGGCCCAGATAAGTCTCGACTTCGACGAGGCCGTCCGCGGCGTGACCACGACCGTCGCACTCGGCGACGCGCGTGGGGGCGAACCGCGCCGCATCAAGGTGCGTATCCCTCCAGGGGTCACCGACGGTCAGCGGATCCGCCTACGCGGGAAGGGTGGACCCGGCACCGGCGGCGGACCGGCCGGCGATCTCTACGTCGTGGTGCGGGTGGCCGACCACGAGCTGTTCGGTCGCGACGGCGCGAACCTCACTGTCACGCTGCCGGTCACGTTCAGCGAGGCGGCACTCGGCGCCACGGTCGCGGTGCCGACGTTCGACGGAGGAACCGTGTCGGTGAAGATCCCACCGGGTACCCAGTCGGGGAGGGTCCTGCGGGTGCGGGGACGTGGCGTCGAGACCGATGGGCGCCGCGGAGACCTGCTCGTGACGGTCACCGTCGCGGTCCCCCAGAAGCTGAACTCCCGTCAGCGGAAGGCCCTCGAGGCTTTCGCCGAGACCATCGACGAGTCCCCCCGTGACCATCTCGAGAGGAGCTGA
- a CDS encoding helix-turn-helix transcriptional regulator, translating to MDARDERPGTADRAVYVISVAAELTGVHPQTLRVYERRGLVEPARTDGMSRRYSESDIERVRRITELTEEGLNLAGVKRVLELEAEVTDLRARLRAAGTPGSSRPPTSPTDLVPVGQEIVVWRRRRSSR from the coding sequence GTGGACGCACGAGACGAGAGGCCAGGCACCGCCGACCGCGCTGTCTACGTGATATCGGTCGCTGCGGAGCTGACCGGGGTCCACCCCCAGACCCTGCGCGTCTATGAACGGCGTGGTCTGGTGGAGCCCGCGCGCACCGACGGGATGAGCCGCCGCTACAGCGAGAGCGACATCGAGCGGGTCCGACGGATAACCGAGCTCACCGAGGAGGGACTCAACCTCGCGGGTGTGAAGCGCGTTCTGGAACTCGAGGCGGAGGTGACGGACCTGCGGGCCCGCCTGCGCGCCGCGGGCACTCCGGGCTCTTCCCGCCCGCCCACGTCGCCGACCGACCTGGTGCCGGTCGGCCAGGAGATCGTGGTCTGGCGACGCCGTCGGTCCAGCCGCTGA
- a CDS encoding adenylosuccinate synthase: MPATVVVGTQWGDEGKGKFTDLLSGEMAYVVRYQGGHNAGHTIVVGEERFALQLIPSGVLYGHITPVIGNGVVVDPRVLIAEIDGLTERGIDCSKLKVSGSAHLIFPYHQDLDVVTERHLGKNKLGTTKRGIGPAYADKASRIGLRVQDMLDEKIFREKLDVVLHEKNPLLAKVYNRLGYEPEAIVETYLGECLPRLAPHIADTVGLVHDALEANENVLLEGAQATFLDLDHGTYPYVTSSNPVAGGACTGAGVGPRLIDRVMGVTKAYTTRVGFGPFPTELHDAVADHLVDVGHEYGTNTKRRRRCGWLDTVMIRHAARVNSLSDIAITKLDVLDDLDTLKVCVAYRVGGREVSALPYHQSDIHGAEPVYEELPGWKTSLSDVREPGDLPAAARDYLSLVQEASGVPITLVGVGPGRSQYLEWS, from the coding sequence GTGCCCGCGACCGTGGTCGTCGGAACCCAGTGGGGGGACGAGGGCAAAGGCAAGTTCACCGACCTGTTGTCAGGCGAGATGGCCTATGTGGTCCGCTATCAGGGAGGCCACAACGCCGGTCACACCATCGTCGTCGGTGAGGAGCGCTTCGCACTGCAGCTGATCCCGAGCGGCGTCCTCTATGGCCACATCACGCCCGTCATCGGCAACGGCGTGGTGGTCGACCCCCGGGTCCTCATCGCCGAGATCGACGGTCTGACCGAGCGGGGAATCGACTGCTCCAAGCTGAAGGTCTCCGGGAGCGCCCACCTGATCTTCCCGTACCACCAGGATCTCGACGTCGTCACCGAGCGGCACCTCGGCAAGAACAAGCTCGGCACGACCAAGCGCGGGATCGGTCCCGCCTACGCGGACAAGGCTTCCCGGATCGGCCTGCGGGTCCAGGACATGTTGGACGAGAAGATCTTCCGGGAGAAGCTCGATGTCGTCCTCCACGAGAAGAACCCTCTGCTCGCGAAGGTCTACAACCGCCTCGGGTACGAGCCGGAGGCGATCGTAGAGACCTATCTCGGTGAGTGTCTGCCGCGGCTGGCACCGCACATAGCCGACACCGTCGGGCTCGTCCACGATGCGCTCGAGGCGAACGAGAACGTGCTGCTCGAGGGTGCACAGGCGACCTTCCTGGATCTCGACCACGGCACCTACCCCTACGTGACGTCGTCGAATCCCGTCGCCGGCGGTGCGTGCACAGGTGCGGGCGTCGGCCCCCGTCTCATCGACCGGGTGATGGGGGTCACGAAGGCGTACACGACGAGGGTCGGATTCGGTCCGTTCCCCACGGAGTTGCACGACGCCGTCGCCGACCACCTCGTCGACGTGGGTCACGAGTACGGGACCAACACGAAGCGCCGGCGCCGGTGCGGCTGGCTGGACACCGTCATGATCCGCCATGCCGCGCGGGTGAATTCCCTGTCCGACATCGCCATCACCAAGCTGGACGTTCTCGACGATCTGGACACGTTGAAGGTGTGCGTCGCCTACCGGGTCGGCGGAAGAGAGGTCTCGGCCCTGCCGTACCACCAGTCAGACATCCACGGGGCCGAGCCCGTGTACGAGGAACTGCCGGGGTGGAAGACGTCGCTGTCCGACGTGCGTGAGCCCGGCGACCTCCCAGCCGCGGCCCGGGACTACCTTTCGCTCGTGCAGGAGGCGTCCGGGGTGCCGATCACCCTCGTCGGTGTCGGCCCGGGCCGGAGCCAGTACCTCGAATGGAGCTGA
- the purB gene encoding adenylosuccinate lyase — translation MELNGDRAAVVPDVLAARYASPEMTAIWSPRGKVVAERRLWIAVLRAQADLGLAVPDGAIEAYEAVVDEVDLDSIMERERVLRHDVKARIEEFCDLAGHQVIHRGMTSRDLTENIEQVQIRDSVDLVLGRSVALASVLAARATEYADLNLAARTHNVAAQVTTFGRRIAMALEELLVARERLVSWRGRCRLRGLKGAVGTQLDLVTLFDGDAARAIELEARVAAELGFVDTLDAPGQVYPRSLDHEVVGALVQMAAGPADFARTLRLMAGHDLAGEGFGAGQVGSSAMPHKMNARSSERIGGLLTVLRGFEAMTAGLVGDQWNEGDVSCSVVRRVALPGAFLAADGLFETALVVASDMAPVEAAIAAELDKMLPFLATSRLMLAATVAGLGREEAHELVGSAARATLDDVRRGGSSAALAQRLGADPRFPLDVEATAATIADAGDQTGRAREQVRSVTDRVAGLVAAAPEIASYRPTAIL, via the coding sequence ATGGAGCTGAACGGGGACCGGGCCGCCGTGGTCCCCGATGTCCTGGCGGCGCGCTACGCGTCGCCGGAGATGACGGCCATCTGGTCGCCGCGGGGGAAGGTGGTTGCGGAGCGCCGCCTCTGGATCGCCGTGCTGCGCGCCCAGGCGGACCTCGGCCTGGCGGTACCCGACGGCGCGATCGAGGCCTACGAGGCCGTCGTCGACGAGGTGGACCTGGACTCGATCATGGAGCGCGAGCGCGTTCTGCGTCACGACGTCAAGGCACGCATCGAGGAGTTCTGCGACCTCGCCGGCCACCAGGTCATCCACCGCGGCATGACGTCGCGGGATCTCACCGAAAACATCGAACAGGTCCAGATACGTGATTCGGTGGACCTCGTGTTGGGCCGATCCGTGGCGCTCGCCTCGGTCCTCGCCGCCCGGGCGACCGAGTACGCCGACTTGAACCTCGCTGCGCGCACCCACAACGTGGCCGCACAGGTGACGACCTTCGGTCGGCGCATCGCCATGGCCCTCGAGGAACTGCTGGTGGCCCGCGAACGCCTCGTGTCCTGGCGCGGTCGGTGCAGGCTGCGCGGTCTCAAGGGAGCCGTCGGGACCCAACTCGACCTCGTGACGCTGTTCGACGGTGACGCCGCCCGAGCCATCGAACTCGAGGCCCGGGTGGCCGCCGAACTCGGCTTCGTGGACACCCTCGACGCACCCGGGCAGGTCTACCCGCGTTCGCTGGATCACGAGGTGGTGGGAGCGCTCGTCCAGATGGCCGCCGGTCCGGCGGACTTCGCCCGGACGCTGCGACTGATGGCGGGTCACGATCTGGCCGGCGAGGGATTCGGCGCGGGCCAGGTGGGGTCCTCGGCGATGCCGCACAAGATGAACGCCCGGTCCTCCGAACGCATCGGTGGTCTGCTCACCGTGCTGCGGGGATTCGAGGCGATGACCGCCGGTCTCGTCGGCGACCAGTGGAACGAGGGTGACGTGTCGTGCTCGGTCGTGCGGCGCGTGGCGCTGCCCGGGGCGTTCCTCGCCGCAGACGGACTCTTCGAGACGGCCCTCGTCGTCGCCTCGGACATGGCGCCGGTCGAAGCGGCGATCGCCGCGGAGCTCGACAAGATGTTGCCGTTCCTCGCGACGTCACGCTTGATGCTGGCTGCGACTGTGGCGGGACTCGGCCGTGAAGAGGCCCACGAGCTGGTCGGTTCGGCGGCCCGGGCGACCCTCGACGACGTCCGCCGGGGTGGGTCTTCGGCGGCGCTCGCGCAACGGCTCGGCGCAGACCCACGGTTCCCCCTGGACGTCGAGGCGACCGCGGCGACCATCGCCGACGCGGGCGATCAGACCGGTCGAGCGCGTGAGCAGGTCCGGTCGGTCACCGACCGGGTGGCCGGACTGGTGGCGGCCGCCCCGGAGATCGCGAGCTATAGGCCGACCGCCATCTTGTGA